From one Thalassospira lucentensis genomic stretch:
- a CDS encoding LysR family transcriptional regulator, translating into MLSSISLRHMRVFVAVADHGTFTAAAEVLGLTPSGLTATIRQFEDVAGTPLFDRTTRQVTLSATGARFLPTARRLISEFEEALGDLDALSKGIGGTIRIAAAPSVLTRILPGVISRFVDEHPDARLRLDELNAGEVHEAVARNEADFGIAGEWHALPDIAFSPLFSDRFGVLCRPTHAFAKRSAIAWSELADQAFVGLGPESGTRAMMAAQGSFAGEAGGAGGAVGATYAGIDPAEVAASPAVKRAAALGLPEAQMALRRANASERAIERVAKAALAKRAEDAKNGGRAADGSGCTMIDPIAQLRPIVETSNTITLAAMVAEGVGITVLPELAARVADLAAPGKLAFVPLCEPVRKRPIGIITRQSRSLSPIARIFLAMVMEQAPKMDLPAAIEWG; encoded by the coding sequence ATGCTGTCTTCCATCAGTTTGCGCCATATGCGGGTTTTTGTGGCGGTTGCCGATCATGGCACCTTTACCGCCGCGGCGGAGGTTTTGGGGCTGACGCCATCGGGGCTGACGGCGACGATCCGCCAGTTCGAGGATGTGGCGGGAACGCCGCTTTTTGATCGCACGACGCGACAGGTGACGTTAAGCGCCACGGGCGCACGGTTTTTGCCGACCGCCCGCCGGTTGATCAGCGAATTTGAAGAGGCGCTTGGCGATCTTGATGCGCTGTCCAAGGGGATTGGCGGGACGATCCGCATTGCGGCGGCCCCCTCGGTCCTGACGCGCATTCTGCCCGGCGTGATCAGCCGGTTTGTCGATGAACATCCCGATGCACGGCTTCGCCTGGACGAGTTGAACGCGGGCGAGGTGCATGAGGCGGTGGCGCGCAACGAGGCGGATTTCGGCATTGCCGGGGAATGGCATGCCCTGCCTGATATTGCGTTCAGTCCGCTGTTTTCCGACCGGTTCGGGGTGCTGTGCCGCCCGACCCATGCCTTTGCCAAACGCAGCGCGATTGCGTGGTCGGAACTGGCCGATCAGGCCTTTGTCGGGCTGGGCCCGGAATCCGGCACGCGCGCGATGATGGCGGCACAGGGAAGCTTCGCTGGTGAGGCGGGTGGTGCTGGTGGCGCTGTTGGTGCCACTTATGCAGGTATTGACCCGGCGGAGGTCGCGGCATCGCCTGCGGTGAAGCGGGCCGCGGCCCTTGGCCTGCCTGAGGCGCAAATGGCCTTGCGCCGGGCGAATGCCAGCGAACGGGCGATTGAACGGGTGGCGAAGGCAGCCCTTGCGAAGCGTGCGGAGGACGCCAAAAACGGCGGCCGTGCGGCGGACGGATCGGGCTGCACCATGATCGACCCGATTGCGCAATTGCGACCGATTGTCGAAACATCCAACACGATCACGCTGGCCGCGATGGTGGCCGAAGGGGTGGGGATCACCGTCCTGCCGGAACTGGCCGCGCGCGTCGCCGACCTTGCCGCACCCGGCAAGCTGGCCTTCGTGCCGCTGTGCGAGCCCGTCCGCAAACGCCCGATTGGCATCATCACGCGGCAAAGCAGAAGCCTGTCCCCGATTGCGCGGATCTTCCTTGCGATGGTGATGGAGCAGGCCCCCAAAATGGATTTGCCAGCGGCGATTGAGTGGGGGTGA
- a CDS encoding ABC transporter ATP-binding protein — MNIINVKRVVKNYREGQRVLRILSDVSLTIGRGEFCALTGPSGSGKTTLMNMIGLLDRPSDGKILINGTDTTVLNADAASKLRSRVIGFVFQSFHLLAHYTALDNVALPLVYAGVGKKERRERAESLLFDVGLADRMYHRPGELSGGQRQRIAIARALVGTPSLLLADEPTGNLDSRAANDIMSMLLHLNETLGLSVIIVTHDPLIAGQCSRKITMRDGRILDDEASERFGMKN; from the coding sequence ATGAATATTATAAACGTAAAAAGAGTAGTTAAAAACTATCGTGAGGGGCAGCGCGTTTTGCGCATTCTGAGTGATGTCTCTCTGACCATCGGGCGTGGGGAGTTCTGTGCGCTTACCGGACCAAGCGGGTCTGGTAAGACAACTTTAATGAACATGATCGGTTTGCTGGATCGTCCATCAGACGGAAAAATTTTGATAAATGGCACTGATACGACGGTATTGAATGCTGATGCGGCATCGAAGCTTCGCAGCAGGGTGATCGGTTTTGTGTTCCAGTCCTTTCATCTCCTGGCGCACTACACGGCATTGGACAATGTCGCCTTGCCCCTTGTTTACGCAGGTGTCGGGAAGAAGGAGAGGCGGGAACGTGCCGAGAGTTTGCTATTCGATGTCGGCTTGGCCGACCGAATGTATCATCGCCCGGGGGAGCTTTCCGGCGGGCAGCGGCAAAGGATCGCAATTGCCCGTGCGCTTGTCGGGACCCCGTCGCTTTTGCTGGCGGACGAACCCACGGGGAATTTAGACAGCCGGGCTGCAAATGACATCATGTCTATGCTTCTGCATCTGAATGAAACTCTTGGGCTGTCTGTCATAATTGTAACGCATGATCCTCTAATTGCCGGGCAATGTTCCCGAAAAATTACCATGCGTGATGGCAGAATTTTGGATGACGAGGCGTCTGAGCGCTTCGGTATGAAAAACTGA